The Stygiolobus azoricus genome window below encodes:
- a CDS encoding succinate dehydrogenase has product MMDEEVIADIFTKLGGKITKGWYAVSERPGKPPFAKEFEYSFGNFWGKVHLRNEGDLYVYIISKDVFNWKDRVKDLKLKGEIVDAAGGMMWIKEENEKNLEEDLKYLQSYLSSVKASSSH; this is encoded by the coding sequence ATGATGGACGAGGAAGTTATTGCTGATATTTTCACTAAACTAGGAGGAAAGATTACGAAAGGCTGGTATGCTGTGAGTGAAAGACCTGGTAAACCACCGTTTGCCAAGGAATTTGAGTACTCTTTCGGTAATTTCTGGGGGAAAGTTCACTTGAGAAACGAAGGAGACTTATACGTTTATATTATTTCTAAGGACGTATTTAATTGGAAGGACAGAGTTAAGGATCTAAAGTTAAAAGGAGAAATTGTAGACGCTGCAGGCGGTATGATGTGGATAAAAGAAGAAAATGAAAAAAACTTAGAAGAAGACTTGAAATATTTGCAGTCATATCTTTCTTCAGTAAAAGCTTCCTCATCACATTAG
- a CDS encoding PqqD family protein yields MSSDLGPEKEGFSFDQVKDLKPQKIGEFIDKSEDEEGYIIKVSEDKVYELAPIAYYVWEMCDGNRTVTQIVNQISQEANLSPEQVREPIVMVLNELKKASLISM; encoded by the coding sequence GTGAGTAGTGATTTAGGTCCTGAAAAAGAAGGATTTAGCTTCGACCAAGTAAAGGACTTAAAACCCCAAAAGATTGGCGAGTTCATAGATAAGAGTGAAGATGAAGAAGGTTATATAATCAAAGTCTCTGAGGATAAAGTTTACGAGTTAGCTCCCATAGCTTATTACGTATGGGAGATGTGTGATGGTAACAGAACCGTAACTCAAATCGTAAATCAGATAAGTCAAGAGGCAAACTTGTCTCCTGAACAAGTAAGAGAACCTATCGTAATGGTCCTGAACGAACTGAAGAAAGCCTCCCTCATAAGCATGTAA
- a CDS encoding aminotransferase class I/II-fold pyridoxal phosphate-dependent enzyme, which produces MRDGTKVTKEGIDQETGAITTPIYQTTSYAYPIGEKYRYSREVNPTVLKLAEMIADLEEAEMGVAFSSGMGAISSTLLTLIKPGSKVLIHRDMFGRTYRFFTDFLKSWGVKVDVANPGKIIETAASDKYDIVFVENISNPILRVVDVVTLSKVCRENNSLLIVDSTFATPINQKPIVQGADIVLHSASKFIAGHNDVIAGLAAGKKDYMTKIDLMRRTLGTSLDPHAAYLVIRGMKTLKIRMDVINSNSLKIAEFLMEHPKVRTVYYPGLKTHPDYEIARKVLKGFGGVVSFDVKGTMEDSIRLMNKFNVILAAQTLGGVNSTISHPATMSHRTLSPEERKLVGITDTMLRLSVGIEDVDDLIEDLDKALSSI; this is translated from the coding sequence TTGAGAGACGGAACTAAGGTCACTAAAGAGGGAATAGATCAAGAGACCGGAGCTATAACTACACCCATCTATCAGACTACGTCTTACGCTTATCCAATCGGTGAAAAGTATAGATACAGTAGGGAAGTAAACCCGACCGTCCTTAAGTTAGCCGAGATGATCGCAGATTTAGAAGAGGCGGAAATGGGGGTAGCTTTTTCTTCAGGCATGGGGGCTATTTCCTCAACTTTACTAACCCTCATTAAACCAGGTAGCAAAGTTCTGATTCATAGAGATATGTTCGGCAGGACTTACAGATTTTTTACTGATTTCCTTAAGAGCTGGGGAGTAAAAGTAGATGTAGCAAACCCAGGAAAAATCATTGAAACTGCAGCTAGCGATAAGTATGATATTGTTTTCGTAGAAAACATATCCAACCCGATTTTGCGTGTAGTAGACGTAGTAACGTTGTCTAAGGTTTGTAGAGAAAATAATAGTTTATTAATAGTCGACTCTACATTTGCTACTCCAATAAACCAAAAACCTATTGTTCAGGGAGCTGATATAGTCCTTCACAGTGCCTCTAAGTTTATCGCCGGTCATAATGATGTGATAGCAGGCTTAGCTGCTGGTAAGAAAGATTATATGACTAAAATAGACTTAATGAGGAGGACTTTAGGCACGTCTTTAGACCCACATGCAGCATACCTAGTAATAAGAGGGATGAAAACTTTGAAGATAAGAATGGACGTAATTAACTCAAACTCACTTAAGATAGCGGAATTCCTGATGGAACATCCTAAGGTGAGGACGGTATACTATCCGGGTTTAAAAACACATCCAGATTATGAGATAGCAAGAAAGGTATTAAAGGGATTCGGTGGTGTTGTAAGCTTTGACGTTAAGGGTACTATGGAAGACTCTATCAGGTTAATGAATAAGTTTAACGTGATTTTAGCTGCCCAGACACTAGGTGGAGTAAATTCTACTATTTCCCACCCAGCTACGATGTCACATCGTACGTTGTCACCAGAGGAGAGAAAACTAGTAGGCATAACTGACACAATGTTAAGACTTTCAGTAGGAATAGAAGACGTAGATGACTTAATAGAAGACCTTGACAAAGCTTTGTCTTCTATATAA
- a CDS encoding translation initiation factor aIF-1A → MAKKKSASPQPTREVPKPEEGEVICVVKKMLGAEHIQVVCLDGKERLARIPGKMKKKMWIREGDVVLAAPWDFQPSKCDIVYRYEESEVRKLIEEKVVSAEIIEQLRG, encoded by the coding sequence TTGGCTAAAAAGAAGTCAGCATCGCCACAGCCTACAAGAGAAGTTCCGAAGCCTGAAGAAGGAGAGGTTATATGTGTAGTTAAGAAAATGTTAGGAGCGGAACACATTCAAGTAGTATGCTTGGACGGGAAGGAAAGGTTAGCGAGGATTCCTGGTAAGATGAAGAAAAAAATGTGGATAAGAGAAGGTGATGTAGTTTTAGCAGCTCCTTGGGACTTCCAACCTAGTAAGTGCGATATAGTTTACCGCTATGAGGAGAGCGAAGTGAGGAAGCTGATTGAGGAAAAAGTAGTCAGTGCTGAGATAATTGAGCAATTGAGAGGATAA
- a CDS encoding homoserine kinase yields the protein MQEKIVIAKAYSSSANLGAGFDILAMAHDAFHDVVEISSQPSSSLQVQVEANGVPKEPERNSASFALMKMLEEFGIKAKVKVKVNKGVPPGLGMGSSGASAAAAVVGGNELFNLGLSKDDLVKFAMQGEIASSGSPHPDNVAASVVGGVVAVISGEPVRVSEIPINLDFSLILFIPKVAIESKTKKAREMVPKQIELQKLVKNSRYLSSLILGLIKGDRDLVRLGLNDDIVERSRESLFPYYWKLKEEVIKYNAIGACVSGAGPTIAVFVDEKSERDEIIKRGLKICESYGYECNFKDAKVARGAWVERRN from the coding sequence ATGCAAGAGAAAATTGTAATTGCAAAAGCCTATTCTTCCTCAGCAAATTTGGGTGCTGGTTTTGACATTTTGGCTATGGCTCATGACGCTTTTCACGATGTAGTTGAGATAAGCTCACAACCCTCGTCCTCCCTTCAAGTTCAAGTAGAAGCCAACGGGGTACCTAAAGAACCGGAACGTAACTCCGCGAGTTTTGCTCTCATGAAGATGCTGGAAGAGTTCGGCATTAAGGCTAAAGTGAAAGTGAAGGTAAACAAGGGTGTACCACCAGGATTAGGGATGGGAAGTAGCGGGGCTTCCGCTGCAGCAGCTGTAGTTGGCGGAAACGAACTTTTTAACCTAGGCTTAAGCAAAGATGATCTAGTAAAGTTCGCGATGCAAGGTGAAATCGCTTCTTCGGGCTCACCTCACCCAGATAACGTAGCTGCTAGCGTGGTAGGCGGAGTAGTAGCTGTTATATCTGGCGAGCCCGTTAGAGTGTCTGAAATACCCATAAACCTGGACTTCAGTCTAATACTTTTCATCCCTAAAGTGGCGATAGAATCAAAAACTAAGAAGGCAAGAGAGATGGTACCTAAACAAATCGAACTCCAAAAACTTGTTAAGAACTCTAGGTATCTCTCTTCTTTAATTTTGGGACTCATAAAAGGGGATAGGGATTTGGTTAGATTAGGTCTTAACGACGATATTGTAGAAAGGTCTAGGGAATCCCTCTTCCCGTATTACTGGAAGTTAAAAGAAGAAGTGATAAAGTATAATGCAATAGGTGCATGTGTTAGCGGAGCTGGACCGACAATAGCTGTATTCGTTGATGAAAAGTCTGAAAGGGATGAAATTATAAAGAGAGGACTTAAAATTTGCGAGTCGTATGGTTATGAATGTAACTTTAAAGATGCAAAAGTAGCAAGAGGTGCTTGGGTTGAGAGACGGAACTAA
- a CDS encoding vWA domain-containing protein, with the protein MSLSDGFLRGVDYDDPLVRYRGERISYTLKKLLGREVQLDENFLIDTFYLHYLPMPIPKTKSEVSKEREIMLNFIDMMLNSDLVLRNREYSIANSAVSMALSVSYVQNLIEELERIKRTSQSQEERQMAEQILNGLMKGSGMREGQKNTETQQNQQMEKLMKQVHEKALSKAMEDAESVRSMQRIVGGNGAGTGSILNFEGEIHEVLRLARNTEIKKILEFLSGMPRLGSYTKKKTTRFSRGELYGYEEGSDLERLVPSELAYPEELFYIKLAESQLLLYQKRIKEVLGPIYLLLDKSGSMDGEKIIWAKAVALALYSRARRENRDFYIRFFDNIPYPLIKVIRNAKSKDVIKMIEYIGKIRGGGGTDISRSIISACEDIKEGHVKGVSEIILLTDGEDKIAETTVRRSLKEANSTLISVMIRGDNADLRRVADQYLVVYKLDHEDLLRVVET; encoded by the coding sequence ATATCCTTGAGCGATGGGTTTTTAAGAGGAGTAGATTATGATGACCCTCTAGTGAGATACAGAGGGGAGAGGATTAGTTATACTCTGAAAAAACTTCTAGGTAGAGAAGTTCAATTAGATGAAAACTTCCTCATAGATACATTTTATCTCCACTATTTACCGATGCCGATCCCCAAGACCAAGAGTGAAGTATCAAAAGAAAGGGAGATTATGCTCAATTTTATAGATATGATGCTTAACTCAGACCTTGTCTTAAGAAACAGAGAGTATTCGATAGCTAATTCCGCAGTAAGCATGGCACTATCTGTCAGTTACGTCCAGAATTTGATCGAAGAGCTGGAGAGAATTAAGAGAACCTCTCAGTCCCAAGAGGAAAGGCAGATGGCTGAGCAAATACTAAACGGTCTTATGAAAGGTAGCGGAATGAGAGAAGGTCAAAAGAACACTGAGACACAGCAGAACCAACAGATGGAGAAACTGATGAAACAAGTTCATGAGAAAGCACTAAGTAAGGCTATGGAAGACGCTGAGTCTGTAAGGAGTATGCAGAGAATTGTAGGAGGAAATGGAGCTGGTACCGGTTCAATTCTTAACTTTGAAGGGGAAATACATGAAGTTCTCAGGCTTGCTAGGAACACCGAGATTAAGAAGATTCTAGAATTCTTAAGTGGTATGCCGAGGCTTGGCAGTTACACTAAGAAAAAGACTACTAGATTTTCAAGAGGCGAGCTTTACGGTTACGAGGAGGGTTCAGATCTAGAGAGGCTCGTTCCCTCCGAGCTGGCTTACCCTGAAGAGTTATTTTACATAAAATTGGCGGAATCCCAGTTACTACTGTATCAGAAGAGGATAAAGGAAGTTTTAGGGCCAATTTACTTGCTGCTTGATAAATCAGGCAGTATGGATGGGGAAAAGATAATTTGGGCTAAAGCAGTAGCATTAGCACTGTACAGTAGGGCAAGGAGAGAGAACAGAGACTTTTACATAAGGTTCTTCGACAATATACCTTATCCCTTAATAAAGGTCATAAGGAACGCTAAAAGTAAGGATGTAATAAAGATGATAGAATATATAGGTAAAATAAGAGGAGGCGGAGGGACTGACATAAGCCGGTCTATAATTTCCGCATGTGAGGACATTAAAGAAGGTCATGTTAAAGGTGTTAGTGAGATAATATTACTAACTGACGGAGAAGATAAGATAGCGGAGACGACTGTTAGGAGGTCATTAAAGGAGGCTAATTCCACACTGATAAGTGTAATGATCAGAGGAGACAACGCGGATTTGAGAAGAGTAGCAGATCAGTATTTGGTCGTGTATAAGTTAGATCATGAGGACTTACTAAGAGTTGTAGAAACGTGA
- a CDS encoding DUF1152 domain-containing protein, with amino-acid sequence MRAFVFGLGGGGDVVSAYVAALYLRSKGYDTIIGAVTWERYVEDPVPGPICDFENTVKINEIIRELNQNSYAIRLGKLVTPQIVRLMRAVNIQKGYAICIKEGLREIVSGINDFLQTMKIDFVLGVDAGGDVLAKGCEETLGSPLIDFMMLNVLGKLKTRSLLATIGAGSDGELEHDYILKRIAEIASLGGLKDSKGIDEEIAKELEKVLKEVRTEASRIPYQAFKGLFGEVMIRDGTRRVYVTPVSSIMFFLDPKVVIETSPIAKVLSEFTSLEDADRRLNQVGIFTEYDLEKDLFSTYGTRSSEVSGEDVIKIRTEGKKRLGGIKLKC; translated from the coding sequence ATGAGAGCATTCGTTTTTGGACTGGGCGGAGGAGGGGACGTAGTATCAGCATATGTTGCTGCTCTTTACTTGAGATCAAAAGGATATGACACTATTATAGGAGCAGTGACTTGGGAAAGGTATGTGGAAGACCCCGTACCAGGACCTATATGTGACTTCGAAAACACTGTAAAGATAAACGAAATAATAAGGGAACTAAACCAAAACTCTTATGCAATCAGGCTGGGTAAATTAGTAACACCACAAATCGTCAGGCTAATGCGAGCTGTTAATATACAGAAAGGCTATGCGATATGTATTAAGGAAGGGCTTAGGGAAATAGTCTCAGGTATTAACGATTTCCTGCAAACTATGAAAATTGACTTTGTTTTAGGAGTTGACGCTGGAGGAGATGTCCTAGCTAAGGGGTGTGAAGAGACATTAGGCAGTCCGTTAATAGACTTCATGATGTTAAACGTGTTAGGTAAATTGAAAACAAGGTCTTTGTTAGCAACAATTGGTGCAGGTAGTGACGGTGAGCTAGAACATGACTATATTCTCAAGAGGATCGCTGAAATAGCGTCTCTAGGTGGATTAAAGGATAGTAAAGGTATCGACGAGGAGATTGCAAAGGAACTCGAAAAAGTACTTAAGGAGGTTCGAACAGAGGCGTCTAGAATTCCCTATCAGGCGTTTAAGGGACTCTTTGGTGAAGTTATGATCAGGGACGGGACTCGAAGAGTATATGTAACTCCCGTTTCCTCGATTATGTTCTTCTTAGACCCTAAAGTCGTGATAGAAACTTCACCTATCGCTAAGGTCTTGAGTGAATTCACATCACTTGAAGATGCTGACAGAAGGTTGAACCAAGTAGGAATATTTACTGAATACGATCTAGAAAAAGACCTATTTTCGACTTACGGGACTAGGAGTAGTGAGGTCAGTGGAGAGGATGTTATCAAAATTAGGACTGAGGGTAAAAAGAGGTTAGGAGGGATAAAATTAAAGTGTTAA
- a CDS encoding AAA family ATPase yields MSNNLNQLLEYPKKFVEALSAPFVGREEEAKVITLALLSKEHVILIGEPGTAKSALARRAAELLNAKFFMYLLTKYTEPAELFGALDINALKQGIYKRITKDRLPESEIAFLDEIFNANSAILNALLSLLNERVIYDGYNVIKVPLRTLISASNRVPDEPELDALYDRLLLRHYARPISEDLWKDLINSAWDYEFSGKWKVSEPLMSIQHLDDLYTLIPQVDLSAVKGKLLKLYAILEEKGIHLSDRRKGKVLKIVSAHSILNGRMKALEEDLIVLKYIAPKELDDFEKVSALLSEELKTPIKYMKELNEIYSNVKEASKYVEAANESDPRLVELIRSLRATRDRVLALGKESGDDKVEEFSKEVINEIDKLLEKVARKLGIYP; encoded by the coding sequence GTGAGTAATAATCTCAATCAGCTATTAGAATATCCTAAAAAATTTGTAGAAGCGTTATCTGCTCCTTTCGTTGGTAGAGAAGAGGAGGCAAAAGTAATAACTTTGGCTTTGCTCTCAAAAGAGCACGTAATACTTATAGGTGAGCCCGGAACCGCTAAATCAGCATTAGCTAGAAGAGCTGCTGAGCTGCTTAATGCTAAGTTCTTCATGTATCTCCTAACCAAGTATACTGAACCCGCAGAGTTATTCGGTGCACTTGATATAAATGCATTAAAGCAGGGGATTTATAAAAGAATAACAAAAGACAGACTTCCAGAGAGTGAAATCGCGTTTTTAGATGAAATATTCAACGCGAATTCCGCAATTCTGAACGCCTTACTATCATTGCTGAATGAGAGAGTTATTTATGACGGTTACAACGTCATTAAAGTCCCCTTGAGAACTCTAATATCTGCCAGCAATAGAGTACCTGATGAACCAGAGTTAGACGCTCTATATGACAGACTCTTGTTGAGACACTATGCAAGACCAATAAGCGAAGATCTATGGAAAGATTTGATAAACTCCGCTTGGGACTATGAGTTTTCGGGGAAGTGGAAAGTTTCCGAACCACTGATGAGCATTCAACACTTGGACGATCTTTATACTCTAATTCCTCAAGTCGACTTGTCAGCGGTAAAAGGTAAGTTGCTGAAACTTTATGCAATCCTTGAGGAGAAAGGTATACACTTAAGCGACAGAAGAAAGGGTAAGGTTTTGAAGATTGTATCAGCTCACTCAATATTGAATGGAAGGATGAAAGCACTGGAAGAAGACCTAATAGTGTTAAAGTATATAGCACCCAAGGAATTAGACGATTTCGAGAAAGTATCAGCCCTTCTCTCTGAGGAGCTGAAAACTCCTATTAAGTACATGAAGGAGTTGAACGAGATATATTCTAACGTCAAAGAAGCAAGTAAATATGTGGAAGCTGCTAATGAGTCAGACCCTAGGTTGGTTGAATTAATAAGGAGCTTAAGGGCTACTAGAGATAGAGTGTTAGCTCTAGGTAAGGAAAGCGGAGATGACAAAGTAGAGGAGTTTTCAAAAGAGGTTATAAATGAGATTGACAAATTATTAGAAAAAGTAGCTAGAAAGCTGGGGATATATCCTTGA
- a CDS encoding RNA-processing protein, whose protein sequence is MMYTTVPDDKLPLIKQLIPKLEEISNSTIELDEKTKSIKVTPKQGNAYDAMKVRSVINAIGLGFSVDDAMKLMSDDYTLEIIELRDFSNGPDSLRRIKGRIIGEKGKAKKIIQEYTGVQILVGDHIVALLGNVEQMSVAKRAIEMLLEGKEHSTVYKFLDEAERSLSFSSSRGLKERLDKF, encoded by the coding sequence ATGATGTATACAACAGTTCCGGATGATAAGTTACCTTTGATCAAACAGTTAATACCAAAGTTGGAGGAAATAAGTAACTCTACCATAGAACTTGACGAAAAGACTAAATCGATAAAAGTCACGCCTAAGCAGGGAAATGCATATGACGCTATGAAGGTTAGATCAGTGATAAACGCGATAGGTTTAGGGTTTTCTGTTGACGATGCTATGAAACTTATGTCAGATGATTACACGTTAGAAATTATAGAACTTAGAGACTTCTCTAACGGTCCGGACTCCCTCAGAAGGATTAAAGGGAGGATTATAGGAGAAAAGGGAAAGGCTAAAAAGATAATTCAGGAGTATACGGGTGTTCAAATCCTAGTTGGAGATCATATAGTAGCCCTTTTGGGGAATGTGGAACAAATGTCTGTTGCTAAGAGGGCTATTGAAATGTTACTTGAAGGTAAGGAGCATAGTACAGTTTATAAATTTCTAGACGAAGCTGAAAGATCTCTCTCCTTCTCGTCCTCGAGAGGGTTAAAAGAAAGACTTGATAAATTCTAA
- a CDS encoding single-stranded DNA-binding protein (in Sulfolobus solfataricus this protein plays a role in promoter opening and RNA polymerase recruitment under specific conditions), which yields MGEEKVGNLKPGMENVNLTVRVIEAGEPRQIQTKNGTRTISEAIVGDETGRIKLTLWGNLAGSVKAGSVVKIDNAWTTAYKGQVQLNAGSKSQITETQEDGVPEADQIPENIPSAGDYRRPPQRGGRRFGGRRPRPRREDEGEEEE from the coding sequence ATGGGAGAAGAAAAAGTAGGTAACTTAAAACCTGGAATGGAAAACGTAAACCTAACTGTAAGAGTAATAGAAGCAGGAGAACCAAGACAAATACAAACAAAGAACGGAACAAGAACTATAAGCGAAGCGATAGTCGGAGACGAAACAGGTAGGATAAAGTTAACGTTATGGGGAAACTTAGCTGGTTCTGTTAAGGCTGGCTCGGTAGTAAAGATAGATAATGCATGGACCACCGCTTACAAAGGACAAGTTCAGTTAAACGCTGGAAGTAAATCTCAGATAACAGAAACACAAGAAGACGGAGTTCCAGAGGCAGACCAAATACCAGAAAACATACCATCAGCTGGAGACTACAGAAGACCTCCTCAGAGGGGAGGAAGAAGGTTTGGAGGAAGGAGACCGAGACCTAGGAGAGAAGACGAAGGGGAGGAAGAAGAGTGA
- a CDS encoding molybdopterin-binding protein — MRAILNEENLLTVDEALNKFISSLPPSIPNTEEVDLLSSLGRISAEDVYSPLDIPPFSRSTVDGYAVISDETPGEFRVVDKISIGEGKQVKLNRGEAIEVDTGAIIPSGATAVVKVEETIRDGNKVKVAKRLRFGENIGWVGSDIPKGMLILRKGERITPEKIALLSSVGINKVRVYRKLKIYIIATGDELVKPGEKLTTGKIYESNTYYLASRLTMLGYEVIGKVVVPDNKEKISEELLRGLEKADAVILTGGTSAGEKDYVHEVIKELGTIIVHGIKFKPGKPTILAEVKGKPVFGLPGNIVSTIMIGEQIVEKYLALMSGSEAEAQITIEAVAMNRITADKKRFTYIPVFLFKKGNDFYALSVPFDSYMIGTFALADGYVGLNPGEEVEEGKKIKVYVRRIDLGPIYIGEEEPTLMAKLPSTFRRLPLGTFAALKALKYGIGDIVVVSDLLDNDNREGDQVLERNIMEIGEGDVIGYWDWVGMSKLVENPAVKLRYPSSALHILGKAKIFVPNTILNQGKVVAKEKLKIFLRNTEVRKYLIT; from the coding sequence ATGCGTGCGATCTTAAATGAAGAAAATCTTTTAACAGTGGATGAAGCTTTAAATAAGTTTATTTCATCCTTACCTCCTTCTATACCCAATACTGAAGAAGTAGATTTATTGTCCTCTTTAGGGAGAATATCTGCTGAAGACGTTTACTCACCTCTTGACATACCTCCTTTCTCACGTTCAACCGTAGACGGTTATGCTGTAATATCAGATGAAACTCCAGGGGAATTTAGAGTAGTAGATAAAATCAGTATAGGCGAAGGCAAGCAAGTTAAGTTAAATCGCGGGGAGGCTATTGAAGTCGACACTGGAGCAATTATTCCAAGCGGAGCCACTGCTGTAGTTAAAGTAGAGGAAACTATTAGGGATGGTAACAAGGTGAAAGTTGCTAAGAGACTAAGGTTCGGTGAGAACATAGGCTGGGTAGGTAGTGACATACCTAAGGGCATGTTAATTCTCAGAAAAGGTGAAAGAATTACCCCAGAGAAAATAGCATTACTTTCTTCAGTAGGCATAAACAAAGTGAGGGTTTACCGTAAACTAAAGATATACATAATTGCAACCGGTGACGAGTTGGTAAAACCTGGGGAGAAGCTGACCACTGGAAAGATCTACGAGTCCAATACATACTATTTAGCCTCTAGGCTAACAATGCTTGGATATGAGGTAATAGGAAAAGTAGTAGTCCCTGATAACAAGGAGAAAATAAGTGAAGAGCTCTTACGTGGGTTGGAAAAAGCTGACGCTGTGATCCTTACTGGTGGAACTAGTGCTGGAGAAAAAGACTATGTTCATGAAGTAATTAAGGAGCTAGGTACCATAATCGTTCACGGGATAAAGTTCAAACCTGGGAAACCTACAATCCTAGCTGAGGTAAAAGGAAAACCGGTATTCGGCCTACCGGGAAACATAGTGTCAACTATTATGATTGGCGAACAGATAGTCGAGAAATACTTAGCACTTATGAGCGGTAGCGAGGCAGAAGCACAGATTACCATTGAAGCAGTAGCTATGAACAGAATAACCGCCGATAAGAAAAGGTTCACTTATATTCCAGTTTTCCTATTTAAAAAAGGTAATGATTTCTATGCACTCTCAGTACCTTTTGATAGCTACATGATCGGTACGTTTGCTCTTGCGGACGGTTATGTTGGGTTAAACCCAGGTGAGGAGGTAGAAGAAGGTAAAAAGATTAAGGTTTACGTGAGGAGGATTGATCTCGGTCCTATTTATATAGGCGAAGAAGAACCTACATTGATGGCTAAATTACCTTCTACTTTTAGACGTTTACCTTTGGGCACATTTGCTGCACTTAAGGCATTGAAGTATGGTATAGGAGACATAGTTGTGGTGAGCGACCTTCTAGATAACGATAATAGAGAGGGTGATCAGGTACTGGAGAGAAATATCATGGAGATCGGTGAGGGAGATGTGATAGGATATTGGGATTGGGTCGGGATGTCTAAGCTGGTAGAGAATCCTGCTGTGAAACTGAGGTATCCCTCTTCAGCCCTCCACATCTTAGGGAAGGCTAAAATATTCGTACCCAACACTATATTAAATCAAGGGAAAGTTGTTGCCAAAGAGAAATTGAAAATTTTCTTAAGAAATACTGAAGTTAGAAAGTACTTAATAACATAA
- a CDS encoding serine protein kinase RIO, with translation MIDGKKRKEEKRIKDEDLFKVVDSTIDSRTYLSLIQIARRLNIKEYYGAISSGKEAKIYPALTRDGKWYAVKIYYVSTAASKRALEKYTLGDPRFKDVKIKTTFQLIEIWARKEYKNLARLSEAGVSAPKPIYVFRNILVMEFIGEEGVRAPLLKEVPEEAITEELYNAIITEVEKMVNLAHLVHGDLSEYNIMVWDNRPYIIDVSQSVDIEHPNALELLQRDLENINRFFEGHGVNVEPVEDILGRLEISNVKGNDVYNSSG, from the coding sequence TTGATTGATGGAAAGAAGAGGAAGGAAGAAAAGAGGATAAAGGATGAGGATCTTTTTAAAGTCGTAGATTCAACGATTGACTCTCGTACTTATCTCTCCCTTATTCAGATCGCAAGGAGATTAAACATAAAGGAGTATTACGGGGCCATATCATCAGGAAAAGAGGCAAAGATTTACCCAGCTTTAACAAGAGACGGTAAGTGGTATGCAGTAAAAATATATTACGTTAGCACCGCTGCAAGTAAGAGGGCTTTGGAGAAGTACACCTTAGGAGATCCCCGCTTTAAGGACGTTAAGATAAAGACCACGTTTCAGCTTATTGAAATCTGGGCTAGGAAGGAATATAAGAACTTAGCAAGGCTAAGCGAAGCTGGAGTGTCAGCTCCTAAGCCTATTTATGTTTTCCGAAATATCTTGGTCATGGAATTCATAGGTGAGGAAGGAGTAAGGGCTCCTCTCCTAAAAGAGGTTCCCGAGGAAGCCATAACTGAAGAACTATATAATGCGATTATTACAGAGGTAGAGAAAATGGTGAATCTTGCCCACCTAGTTCACGGAGACCTCAGTGAGTATAATATTATGGTATGGGATAACAGACCTTATATAATAGATGTTAGCCAATCCGTTGACATTGAGCATCCGAATGCTCTTGAATTATTACAAAGGGATCTGGAAAATATAAACAGATTTTTTGAAGGCCACGGTGTTAACGTGGAGCCAGTGGAGGATATATTAGGTAGACTAGAGATAAGTAATGTGAAAGGCAATGATGTATACAACAGTTCCGGATGA